A DNA window from Chitinibacter fontanus contains the following coding sequences:
- a CDS encoding MarC family NAAT transporter, with protein sequence MEKIIFEIFATVLATISALLPITNPLITVSILPGMAAHLSAAERDNQVKRACIYMAGILVTFLLAGALIMDFFNISIPGLRIAGGLIVSYFGFDMLFGEPHDASNAPNSSKRDISFTPLAMPSLSGPGSIAVVISMSSGVHTQTALPVWLGYLTVVIGILLVAYISWLTLRASTKLYRVLGEDGINAISRIMGFLLICIGVQFVINGIGNLLHDPVFWPLAK encoded by the coding sequence ATGGAAAAAATCATTTTTGAAATATTTGCCACCGTGCTGGCAACCATTTCGGCCTTGCTACCGATTACCAATCCGCTGATCACCGTATCGATTTTGCCAGGGATGGCGGCGCATTTATCCGCAGCAGAGCGCGACAACCAGGTGAAACGTGCGTGTATTTATATGGCAGGGATTTTGGTCACTTTCCTGCTGGCTGGCGCGCTGATTATGGATTTTTTCAATATTTCGATTCCCGGCTTGCGCATCGCCGGGGGCTTAATCGTGAGCTATTTTGGTTTTGATATGCTGTTTGGCGAGCCGCACGATGCGAGCAATGCGCCCAATAGCAGCAAACGTGATATTTCGTTTACCCCACTGGCGATGCCATCACTATCCGGCCCCGGCTCGATTGCGGTGGTGATTTCGATGTCGTCGGGCGTGCATACGCAAACCGCTTTGCCGGTGTGGCTGGGTTATCTGACTGTGGTGATTGGCATCTTGCTGGTAGCGTATATTTCATGGCTAACGCTACGCGCCTCAACCAAGCTGTATCGCGTCCTCGGCGAAGACGGCATTAATGCCATCTCGCGGATTATGGGCTTTTTGCTGATCTGCATTGGCGTCCAATTTGTGATTAACGGCATTGGCAATCTACTGCACGACCCAGTTTTTTGGCCATTAGCGAAGTAA